Proteins found in one Polyangiaceae bacterium genomic segment:
- a CDS encoding tetratricopeptide repeat protein: MDLEQRLNHLERHHDWAGLVEVLEQAIVGTEDASEKADLHLRLGRLLHSQFLHGVKALKHFQDAYKLNPARVEALAEARFIYWELGKLNMVQKLLELQLKNVDDPGLVAQLYRELGDVHCDQGDYERAADAYAHAMQSADGEADLVGQLLEDVMVGTEDWQERVGELLRGAHQASDAMSKAQMFVRAARVARRYAPGEVEGMLAQAYSADPASLAAATLYEALLVDEDRTDAIYEQQKFVLESIEDATTRSDVAFRFGVRWALRHQNAEVSGALFEEALRLNPSHEAAFNCLKEAWGAQGGDWSRVVTLAQQLAGSVSGANKAYLLAQAGLLTWREMGDLIRARSHFEALAAVDPEHPSLRAYEAQIGETLGAAPAAAAEPAAEPEPVAAPEPEAAAAPEPEPEPEPEAAPDVEVSVSASEAPAPAVASVPAGPADEAKIAELRAALEEQEGKRHHEYVKTLVELAGEVPDPAEKVELYLKAADLYVNKFVNQAEAVRTYESVLDVAPDNAEAIDYLRQMYEKRRDWEKLIALNTREAERLEPGPTRVQAYKEIALLATERIKKPDVCIELWDVVLKNDPDDADALGSLAQLYERARDYEKLADVLEKEAEITLDTDAKVQILTKLGQVTGDRLKDDARAAEAYRLLLILQPDDRRAQEQLKKRYVSLGRWDDLEVFYAESGKWDEFIRVLESNESRADSDEQRISMLMKIAELWMTQKGKPDRGARAYEKILSIDEGNLAAAERLIPIYQESNNPKGLSGAIEVKLQHVQEPSERLELLREVAALYEGRINDKAKAFERYLGAFEIAPTDEQSQTDLERAAQLTGAWAEVVQAYRNACATAENEGDSYTANALRLRLGRVLVEEVSQVDEALSEYRAVYEAEPDNAIALHALERLYRETERWRDLLDVYSKKRDLAHDFEERKQILYEIARLYETQLSAPSDAIATYQAVLEEDPVDAVALEALDRLYSETQAWDQFVDVLRRRIELDVPGDQLIDLKFRLAESLRLHVEDHAGALENYREILFLNQEHEGARQALEGLLEHPELSAEAAAILETIYELREDWEKLVAALGILARASGERERRVELLRKISYVCANQLGSLERAIDAQARAIKEDPSLADSRLELEQLAEQAGAWDQLVAIYADVAGGVDDATLAREYWLRLANIQERLDKVDEAATSYDKVLELDPSDAEALLAMDSLYRRTEHWEDLVGVYRRRIELSMDGQEREALYAQMAQVFEERLGRPDDAIAAYREVLALDPASQLALGALDGLFTRQSQWTELAENLEVQLTLAETENEQLELMLRLAALREAQMGQVDAAVEGYRQVLDRDPTNAAARSALERLGQDPANELVIAEILEPLYRNQGDFQRLIGVHEVQVRRAEDAHRKVELLHQVAELYEDAAGDINAAFDTLARALAVDPAHDGTQSALDRLARATGRFQDLATVYTDLAGRQEDAELGSNLYTFAARVYEHDVGEVDKSIDLYRQVLTIDPMNLGAAEALQTLFQSTERYGDMSLILQRKATILDDVEDQKSALFQAAALEEEVLERRENAIGVYLKVLEHDPEDLRAIDALINLYLSLSRWEELLGVYGKKADLVFDTEEKKLIFYQVGAVYERELQDVTRAIDTYQRVLELDPDDLTALGRLDVLYQAAENWQELLSVLTHEAELTPDPAEAVSFQYRIAELYEKHLGDVERAVELYRDILGIIPDHTPTLQALEGIKAGERAPLSAANVLEPVYDAMGEWARLISVLEVMVRFSDDAFTKVDLLHRIARLYEENLGDHASSFDTYARAVAVDSQNEETLGSLERLAMMIERWPNVASLYDQELGKLEDEPERLVELGLRVAQVYEVQLEDVDNAVQRYRRVLEADPENQNAVRALDRLFLQTERWAELAEVLGREAEIGQSPEEILEFKYRLGQVYQLRLGDLPQAIEAYREVLSAAPEHVETLQALEGLFASGTNQVEIAEILEPLYQSSAEWEKLIRVREAQLAHATEPDQRIQMYHRIAEDAEERLLDPVTAFNVYVRAIREQPLEEHTSEQIERLASMIDGGWEQLANAYADVLGIEGLDVAVQAVVGKRLARVFEEELADVSKAEETYRYVLTVSPQEPDALAQLDRIYSSLEQYPELAGVLEQRAVVAEDQFDKVELYSRLGRVYEESLGQVQDAIRAYRVIFDELEPANEDAIAALGRVYEQTEQWNELDTVYRRELDNAVGDVAEAEIRAKMARLAADRLGKAEEAVEGWKRVLDLRGEDPEALWALAGLYEARGEWAELTDVLERHFDIADSDEERVNILTRRARLFKEQLGRDDEALETWQRVLDIDFSNVAALRAVAQIWRERNDPQELVSALHATIDRAAALLDPVEVVAIYRELGKTYGQVLEQPFDAAEAWRHLLDVDPGDFEAMDELEKNYRAEERFPEVVGVKMQRAEALQEPEEKIRELLEVTEIWKREVNDYDQATPAFERVLEIEPTHQEAFEALERLHTAAGRWEPLVELYLNRLDTREEVEEKSDLLRRIARVFEEHLDDKNQAFDALVNAFSEDFGDDETVRYLEKMAQATGRWGELINTANAWLQEQTEPRAKIQLCLRLGKWYGEDLGHPEYAQPYYAQIMQLDPNNVQVLRQMAAIHRLSGQWQKMGETLTRALDVAVANEDRKDIYVDLGELLEKHMNMLDSGINHYKQALGIDPLHLPALEALERIYDQQSNHAELVEILGSKVKALEDPDDIAQHKLRMGGLYETALGDFERGGKVYREVLELDGSNLFALRGLERIYAAIQDWPDLVDVFERQLDVVETERDRVDVLLKLANIQEEQFLKADVAAQRLEQALEIDPGCEPAYVALERCYRRLKQWLDLINTYERHISEAADQPTKVELYGYIAQVYADEVGDVDRAIDAYQNIVDLDENNIAALDALAKLYEKQDDSPRAIDAMTRVADLTSDGTQRVEMYYRIGKALEEKLGDRGQAQERFEMALDLDPTHLPTLAALRTIAVDEADWDRAARYLEQEQLNTQAPRARAKLLVELGRLRDEMLGEHEQAVLAYELAMQCDVDCEEAALPLVEEYARTERWPEAEPLAEMLVRKSKNKDRHEQHTLYKLLGKVHAALGNDDKALRAYQTANQLDLTDQETIRGIADVAFKLQDWPSALTNYQKVLTSLSEEDVEQRTDVYYRLGCIKREQHQAKQAINNFEKALALDVEHRPTLEALIGIYEQSNDWKQVAAYKRQILDAVLDGEERYTLLNEIGDLWSEKEKNPQKAIEALEEARDLKPQDHVLLHKLLQLYQLAKEWHKLVDTLQAIADIEEKPENRARYYNTMGQIYRDALEDVDRAVELFNEALDLDPSFLQAFERINKVLTKQKNWKQLERSYRKMLHRIAGKGNSDLEHTLWHQLGLIYRDRLERPDESIEAFKMAATTKPGEMIEHQILGELYESLERFDEAIATQRVLLEHDPLRIEPYRSMYRLHLQKHAYDEAWCFAAAMAFLRKADTDEQQFFEDYRPQGMLQVKGRLTNEMWLKQLFHADENLYVSKIMEFIAPAALQAKIHQLKAQNKLPVLDARFKQDPQTSTVTFAKTFGWAAQVLGIPSPDLYVRNDVPGSIVPVPSLPPASVAGQTVLTGFQPQELTFICGKHLAHYRGEHYIRTLFPTQAELTIMLFAGVMLASPSTPLPADIQNQIRATAQELAKHMQPVHLEGLRQVVKRFIEEGAKANIKRWNQAVEITACRAGLLVCGDLEIAKKVIGSESQLPGDLPPADKMKELLLFSVSEQYAQLRKALGIAVG; encoded by the coding sequence ATGGATCTAGAGCAGCGACTGAATCACCTGGAACGCCACCACGACTGGGCTGGACTCGTCGAGGTGTTGGAGCAGGCCATCGTGGGCACCGAGGACGCCAGCGAGAAGGCGGATCTGCATCTGCGGCTCGGCCGCCTGCTGCACTCCCAGTTCCTGCACGGCGTCAAAGCGCTAAAGCACTTCCAGGACGCATACAAGCTGAACCCGGCGCGGGTCGAAGCGCTGGCGGAAGCTCGGTTCATCTACTGGGAGCTCGGCAAGCTCAACATGGTGCAGAAGCTGCTCGAGCTGCAGCTGAAGAACGTCGACGACCCGGGCTTGGTGGCGCAGCTCTACCGTGAGCTCGGCGACGTGCACTGTGACCAGGGTGATTACGAGCGCGCTGCCGACGCCTATGCCCACGCCATGCAGTCGGCGGACGGCGAGGCGGATCTGGTCGGGCAGCTCCTGGAAGACGTGATGGTGGGAACCGAGGACTGGCAGGAGCGTGTGGGTGAGCTTCTGCGCGGGGCGCACCAGGCGTCCGATGCCATGTCCAAGGCTCAGATGTTCGTGCGCGCTGCGCGCGTGGCGCGCCGCTACGCGCCCGGTGAAGTGGAGGGTATGCTCGCTCAGGCGTATTCGGCAGATCCCGCCAGCCTGGCAGCGGCGACGTTGTACGAGGCGTTGTTGGTAGATGAGGACCGCACCGACGCCATCTACGAGCAGCAAAAATTCGTGCTCGAGAGCATCGAAGATGCGACCACGCGTTCCGACGTCGCATTTCGTTTTGGCGTGCGCTGGGCGTTGCGCCATCAAAACGCCGAGGTCAGCGGTGCGCTGTTCGAGGAAGCGCTGCGCCTCAACCCCAGCCACGAGGCGGCCTTCAACTGCTTGAAGGAAGCGTGGGGCGCCCAAGGCGGTGACTGGTCTCGCGTGGTGACCCTCGCCCAGCAGTTGGCGGGTTCCGTCAGCGGCGCAAACAAGGCCTATCTCTTGGCCCAGGCTGGCTTGCTCACTTGGCGTGAGATGGGCGACTTGATTCGTGCGCGAAGCCACTTCGAAGCATTGGCCGCAGTGGACCCAGAGCACCCGTCGCTGCGCGCGTACGAAGCGCAAATCGGAGAGACCCTGGGTGCCGCGCCCGCCGCGGCCGCAGAACCTGCAGCGGAGCCCGAACCCGTCGCAGCGCCCGAGCCCGAGGCCGCGGCAGCTCCGGAACCCGAGCCCGAGCCGGAACCCGAGGCAGCTCCAGACGTCGAAGTCAGCGTGTCCGCTTCGGAGGCACCGGCGCCCGCGGTGGCGAGTGTGCCCGCCGGGCCCGCAGATGAAGCTAAGATCGCAGAGTTGCGCGCCGCCCTCGAGGAGCAAGAGGGGAAGCGCCACCACGAGTACGTGAAGACCCTGGTGGAGCTGGCGGGTGAAGTGCCGGACCCTGCCGAGAAGGTGGAACTCTACCTGAAGGCCGCCGACCTCTACGTCAACAAGTTCGTCAACCAAGCCGAGGCCGTTCGAACCTACGAGTCGGTGCTCGACGTGGCGCCCGACAACGCCGAGGCCATCGACTACCTGCGGCAGATGTACGAGAAGCGCCGCGATTGGGAGAAGCTCATCGCGCTCAATACGCGTGAGGCCGAGCGCTTGGAGCCCGGGCCCACGCGCGTGCAGGCGTACAAAGAGATTGCCTTGCTTGCGACTGAGCGCATCAAGAAGCCCGACGTTTGCATCGAGTTGTGGGATGTCGTTCTGAAGAACGACCCAGACGACGCCGACGCTCTTGGCTCGCTGGCTCAGCTCTACGAGCGCGCCCGCGACTACGAGAAACTGGCCGACGTCCTGGAAAAAGAGGCCGAAATCACCCTGGATACCGATGCCAAGGTGCAGATTCTGACCAAGCTTGGCCAAGTCACCGGCGATCGCCTGAAGGACGATGCCCGTGCTGCCGAGGCCTACCGCTTGCTGCTGATCTTGCAGCCCGACGACCGGCGCGCCCAGGAGCAACTCAAGAAGCGCTACGTCTCGCTCGGTCGCTGGGACGATCTCGAAGTGTTCTACGCCGAGAGCGGCAAGTGGGACGAGTTCATCCGCGTGCTGGAGAGCAATGAGTCACGTGCGGATAGCGACGAGCAGCGCATCTCGATGCTGATGAAGATCGCCGAGCTGTGGATGACGCAGAAGGGCAAGCCCGATCGTGGCGCGCGCGCCTACGAGAAGATCCTCAGCATCGACGAAGGCAACCTTGCCGCCGCGGAACGCCTCATTCCGATCTATCAAGAGTCCAACAACCCGAAGGGTCTGTCGGGCGCGATCGAAGTCAAATTGCAGCACGTGCAGGAGCCAAGCGAGCGCCTCGAACTGCTGCGCGAGGTTGCAGCCCTCTATGAAGGGCGCATCAACGACAAGGCCAAGGCCTTCGAACGCTATTTGGGTGCATTCGAAATTGCACCGACCGACGAGCAGAGTCAGACCGACTTGGAGCGCGCGGCGCAGCTCACGGGCGCCTGGGCGGAAGTGGTCCAGGCCTACCGCAATGCCTGCGCAACCGCCGAGAACGAGGGCGACTCCTACACCGCCAATGCCTTGCGCTTGCGGCTGGGTCGTGTGTTGGTGGAAGAGGTCTCGCAAGTCGACGAGGCGCTCAGCGAGTATCGCGCGGTCTACGAGGCCGAACCCGACAACGCCATCGCGTTGCATGCCCTGGAGCGGCTATATCGGGAGACCGAGCGCTGGCGTGATTTGCTCGACGTGTACTCGAAGAAGCGTGACCTGGCTCACGACTTCGAGGAGCGCAAGCAGATCCTCTACGAAATCGCGCGGCTGTACGAGACCCAGCTCAGCGCGCCGTCCGACGCAATCGCGACCTATCAGGCGGTGCTGGAAGAGGACCCCGTCGATGCAGTGGCCTTGGAGGCCCTCGACCGACTGTATTCGGAGACCCAAGCGTGGGATCAGTTCGTCGACGTACTGCGCCGCCGCATCGAGCTCGACGTGCCCGGGGACCAGCTCATCGACCTGAAGTTCCGTCTGGCGGAGAGCCTGCGCTTGCACGTGGAGGATCACGCCGGTGCACTCGAGAACTACCGCGAGATCCTGTTCTTGAACCAAGAACACGAAGGGGCGCGGCAGGCGCTCGAGGGGCTCCTCGAGCACCCCGAACTCTCCGCCGAAGCCGCCGCCATCCTCGAAACGATCTACGAGTTGCGCGAGGACTGGGAGAAGCTCGTCGCGGCCCTGGGAATCCTCGCGCGCGCCAGTGGCGAGCGGGAGCGCCGAGTGGAGCTCTTGCGCAAGATTTCCTACGTCTGTGCCAACCAGCTCGGCAGCTTGGAGCGCGCCATCGACGCGCAGGCGCGGGCGATCAAGGAGGATCCGTCGCTGGCGGATTCGCGTCTGGAGCTCGAGCAACTCGCGGAACAGGCCGGCGCGTGGGACCAGCTCGTCGCCATCTATGCGGACGTGGCTGGTGGTGTCGACGACGCCACGCTCGCGCGGGAGTACTGGCTGCGTCTCGCCAACATACAGGAGCGCCTCGACAAGGTCGACGAAGCTGCAACCAGCTACGACAAGGTGTTGGAACTCGACCCCTCGGACGCCGAAGCGCTCCTGGCCATGGACTCCTTGTACCGTCGCACGGAGCACTGGGAGGACCTGGTTGGCGTGTACCGTCGTCGCATCGAGCTATCGATGGACGGGCAGGAGCGCGAGGCGCTCTACGCGCAGATGGCTCAGGTATTCGAGGAGCGGCTGGGTCGCCCTGACGACGCCATCGCGGCCTATCGCGAGGTGCTCGCCCTCGATCCCGCCAGTCAGCTAGCCCTCGGCGCCTTGGACGGGCTGTTCACGCGACAGAGCCAGTGGACGGAGCTTGCCGAGAACCTCGAAGTCCAGCTGACGCTTGCCGAGACGGAAAACGAGCAACTCGAGTTGATGTTGCGGCTGGCTGCGCTGCGCGAGGCGCAGATGGGTCAAGTGGACGCCGCCGTCGAGGGTTATCGCCAGGTGCTCGACCGCGATCCCACGAACGCGGCAGCGCGTTCCGCGCTGGAGCGACTGGGTCAGGATCCGGCCAACGAGCTCGTCATCGCCGAGATTCTGGAGCCGCTCTATCGCAATCAAGGCGACTTCCAACGTCTGATCGGCGTGCACGAAGTGCAGGTGCGTCGCGCGGAAGATGCTCACCGCAAGGTGGAACTCTTGCACCAGGTCGCGGAGCTGTACGAAGACGCGGCGGGTGACATCAACGCCGCCTTCGACACCTTGGCGCGCGCCTTGGCCGTCGACCCCGCGCACGACGGCACCCAGTCGGCCCTCGATCGCCTGGCCCGCGCCACCGGTCGCTTCCAGGACCTGGCGACCGTGTACACGGACCTGGCGGGGCGACAGGAAGACGCCGAGCTGGGCAGCAATCTCTACACCTTCGCGGCTCGCGTGTACGAGCACGACGTGGGCGAAGTCGACAAGTCGATCGATCTGTACCGACAAGTGCTGACCATCGACCCGATGAACCTCGGCGCGGCCGAAGCGCTGCAGACGTTGTTCCAGTCGACCGAGCGCTACGGCGACATGTCCCTGATCCTGCAGCGCAAGGCGACGATTCTCGATGACGTGGAGGACCAGAAGTCGGCGCTGTTCCAGGCCGCTGCACTCGAAGAAGAGGTGTTGGAGCGCAGGGAAAACGCCATCGGCGTCTATCTGAAGGTGCTCGAGCACGACCCGGAGGATTTGCGTGCCATCGATGCGCTGATCAATCTGTACCTGAGCCTCTCGCGCTGGGAGGAACTTTTGGGCGTCTACGGCAAGAAGGCCGACCTGGTTTTCGACACCGAAGAAAAGAAGCTCATCTTCTACCAGGTGGGCGCCGTCTACGAGCGCGAGCTGCAGGACGTGACTCGGGCCATCGACACCTACCAGCGCGTGCTGGAGCTGGACCCGGATGACCTGACGGCCTTGGGTCGGCTGGACGTGCTGTATCAGGCCGCGGAAAACTGGCAGGAACTGCTCAGCGTCCTGACGCACGAAGCCGAGCTGACGCCGGACCCCGCGGAAGCTGTGAGCTTCCAGTACCGCATCGCGGAGCTGTACGAGAAGCATCTCGGCGACGTGGAACGCGCGGTGGAGCTGTACCGCGACATTCTCGGGATCATTCCCGATCACACTCCGACGCTACAGGCGTTGGAGGGCATCAAAGCCGGGGAGCGCGCGCCCTTGTCGGCGGCGAACGTGCTCGAACCCGTCTACGACGCAATGGGCGAGTGGGCGCGCTTGATCAGCGTGCTCGAGGTGATGGTGCGCTTCTCCGACGACGCGTTCACCAAGGTGGACCTGTTGCATCGCATTGCGCGCCTGTACGAGGAGAATCTAGGGGACCACGCGAGTTCCTTCGACACCTACGCGCGAGCCGTGGCCGTGGACAGCCAGAACGAGGAGACCCTCGGGTCCCTCGAGCGTCTGGCGATGATGATCGAGCGCTGGCCCAACGTGGCGTCGCTCTACGATCAGGAACTAGGCAAGCTGGAGGACGAACCCGAGCGACTGGTCGAGCTCGGGCTGCGCGTTGCACAAGTCTACGAAGTGCAGTTGGAGGACGTCGACAACGCCGTCCAGCGCTATCGCCGCGTGCTCGAAGCAGATCCCGAGAACCAGAACGCGGTACGTGCTCTGGACCGGCTGTTCCTGCAGACGGAGCGCTGGGCGGAACTCGCGGAAGTTCTCGGCCGCGAGGCGGAAATCGGGCAGAGCCCCGAGGAGATCCTGGAGTTCAAGTATCGCCTCGGTCAGGTCTACCAGCTGCGCCTCGGGGATCTGCCCCAGGCCATCGAGGCGTATCGCGAAGTGCTCTCGGCGGCGCCTGAGCATGTGGAGACCCTGCAAGCACTGGAGGGCCTGTTCGCTTCGGGTACCAACCAGGTCGAGATCGCCGAGATCTTGGAACCGCTGTACCAGTCGTCGGCAGAGTGGGAAAAGCTGATCCGCGTACGCGAAGCGCAGTTGGCCCACGCCACGGAGCCTGACCAGCGCATCCAGATGTATCACCGCATTGCGGAGGACGCGGAGGAACGCCTGCTGGATCCGGTGACGGCGTTCAACGTCTACGTTCGCGCCATTCGCGAGCAGCCCCTGGAGGAGCACACCAGCGAGCAGATCGAGCGATTGGCGTCCATGATCGATGGCGGCTGGGAGCAGCTGGCCAATGCCTACGCGGACGTTCTCGGCATCGAGGGCCTCGACGTGGCCGTGCAGGCAGTCGTGGGCAAGCGCCTGGCGCGCGTGTTCGAGGAAGAGCTCGCCGACGTTTCGAAGGCCGAGGAGACCTATCGCTACGTGCTCACGGTCTCCCCCCAAGAGCCCGACGCCTTGGCTCAGCTCGATCGCATCTACAGCTCCCTCGAGCAGTACCCCGAACTCGCTGGCGTGTTGGAACAGCGCGCTGTCGTCGCCGAAGATCAGTTCGACAAGGTCGAACTCTACTCCCGTCTGGGGCGCGTCTACGAGGAGTCCCTGGGCCAGGTCCAGGATGCGATCCGCGCCTATCGCGTGATCTTCGACGAACTCGAGCCGGCGAACGAAGACGCCATCGCGGCCTTGGGACGCGTCTACGAACAGACCGAGCAGTGGAACGAGCTGGACACGGTCTATCGGCGCGAGTTGGACAACGCCGTGGGCGACGTCGCCGAAGCCGAAATTCGGGCAAAAATGGCCCGATTGGCGGCAGATCGGCTGGGCAAGGCCGAGGAGGCCGTCGAAGGTTGGAAGCGCGTGCTCGATCTGCGCGGCGAGGACCCCGAGGCGCTCTGGGCGTTGGCGGGTCTATACGAGGCTCGGGGCGAATGGGCAGAGCTGACCGACGTGTTGGAGCGGCACTTCGACATCGCCGACTCCGACGAAGAGCGTGTCAACATCCTCACGCGGCGCGCGCGCCTCTTCAAGGAGCAGCTGGGCCGTGACGATGAAGCGCTGGAAACCTGGCAGCGCGTGCTCGATATCGACTTCTCCAACGTGGCAGCGCTGCGTGCGGTCGCCCAGATCTGGCGTGAGCGCAATGACCCGCAAGAGTTGGTCAGTGCGCTGCATGCCACGATCGATCGTGCAGCAGCACTTCTCGACCCCGTCGAAGTCGTGGCCATCTACCGCGAGCTGGGCAAGACCTACGGTCAGGTGCTGGAGCAGCCCTTCGATGCGGCGGAGGCTTGGCGTCACTTGCTCGACGTCGACCCCGGCGACTTCGAGGCGATGGACGAGCTCGAGAAGAACTATCGAGCGGAGGAACGCTTTCCCGAGGTCGTCGGTGTCAAGATGCAGCGCGCCGAGGCGCTGCAAGAGCCCGAAGAGAAGATTCGGGAGTTGCTGGAAGTCACCGAGATCTGGAAGCGCGAGGTCAACGACTACGACCAAGCCACGCCAGCTTTCGAGCGAGTGCTCGAGATCGAGCCTACCCACCAGGAGGCTTTCGAGGCGCTGGAACGCCTGCACACGGCGGCCGGTCGCTGGGAGCCCTTGGTCGAACTCTACCTCAACCGTCTGGATACTCGTGAAGAGGTCGAGGAGAAGAGCGACCTGTTGCGCCGTATCGCTCGCGTGTTCGAGGAGCACCTGGACGACAAGAACCAGGCCTTCGACGCCCTGGTGAACGCCTTCAGTGAGGACTTCGGCGACGACGAGACGGTGCGCTACCTGGAGAAGATGGCGCAGGCCACCGGGCGCTGGGGTGAGCTGATCAACACCGCCAACGCTTGGCTCCAGGAACAGACCGAGCCGCGCGCGAAGATCCAGCTCTGCCTGCGATTGGGCAAGTGGTACGGCGAGGACCTGGGACACCCGGAGTACGCGCAGCCCTACTACGCGCAGATCATGCAACTGGACCCGAACAACGTTCAGGTCCTGCGGCAGATGGCTGCGATCCATCGCCTCAGCGGTCAGTGGCAGAAGATGGGCGAGACCCTCACGCGCGCGCTCGACGTCGCCGTCGCCAACGAGGACCGCAAGGACATCTACGTGGACCTCGGCGAGCTACTCGAGAAGCACATGAACATGCTCGACTCGGGTATCAACCACTACAAGCAGGCTTTGGGTATCGATCCCTTGCACCTGCCGGCGCTGGAGGCGTTGGAGCGTATCTACGACCAACAGTCGAACCATGCGGAGCTGGTAGAGATCCTCGGTTCCAAGGTCAAGGCGCTGGAGGACCCCGACGACATCGCACAGCACAAACTGCGCATGGGCGGGTTGTACGAGACGGCCCTGGGCGACTTCGAGCGTGGTGGCAAGGTCTACCGCGAGGTGTTGGAGCTGGACGGCTCCAATCTCTTCGCCCTGCGTGGCTTGGAGCGCATCTACGCCGCGATTCAAGATTGGCCGGATCTGGTCGACGTCTTCGAGCGCCAGTTGGACGTGGTGGAGACGGAGCGTGATCGCGTGGACGTCCTGCTCAAGCTGGCCAACATTCAAGAAGAGCAGTTCCTCAAGGCCGACGTGGCAGCCCAGCGGCTGGAACAGGCCCTCGAAATCGATCCGGGTTGCGAGCCCGCCTACGTCGCGCTGGAGCGCTGCTACCGCCGACTGAAGCAGTGGCTGGACCTGATCAACACCTACGAGCGTCATATCAGCGAGGCCGCGGATCAGCCCACGAAGGTGGAGCTCTACGGCTACATCGCTCAGGTATACGCCGACGAGGTGGGCGACGTGGATCGCGCCATCGACGCTTATCAGAACATCGTCGACCTCGATGAGAACAACATCGCGGCCTTGGACGCCCTGGCGAAGCTCTATGAAAAGCAGGACGACTCGCCGCGCGCCATCGACGCCATGACCCGCGTCGCGGATCTGACCAGCGATGGCACCCAGCGCGTCGAGATGTACTACCGCATCGGCAAGGCGCTGGAAGAGAAGCTCGGGGATCGTGGGCAGGCCCAGGAACGCTTCGAGATGGCCCTGGATCTGGACCCGACCCACCTGCCCACGCTGGCGGCGCTGCGCACCATCGCCGTAGACGAAGCGGACTGGGATCGCGCAGCTCGCTACTTGGAGCAAGAGCAGCTCAACACTCAGGCGCCGCGTGCTCGCGCGAAGCTGTTGGTGGAGCTCGGTCGCTTGCGCGACGAGATGCTCGGCGAGCACGAGCAAGCCGTGCTGGCGTACGAGCTGGCGATGCAGTGCGACGTGGACTGCGAGGAGGCCGCGTTGCCGCTGGTCGAGGAGTACGCGCGAACCGAGCGCTGGCCCGAGGCGGAGCCACTCGCGGAGATGCTCGTTCGCAAGAGCAAGAACAAGGACCGCCACGAGCAGCACACGCTCTACAAGCTGCTGGGCAAGGTGCACGCGGCCCTTGGCAACGACGACAAGGCGCTGCGCGCATATCAGACGGCCAATCAGCTGGATCTGACGGATCAGGAAACCATCCGCGGCATCGCCGACGTGGCGTTCAAGTTGCAGGACTGGCCCAGCGCGCTGACGAACTACCAGAAGGTGCTGACGTCGCTCTCGGAAGAGGACGTCGAGCAGCGCACCGACGTCTACTACCGCCTTGGCTGCATCAAACGCGAGCAGCACCAGGCCAAGCAGGCGATCAACAACTTCGAGAAGGCCTTGGCGCTCGATGTCGAGCATCGACCCACCTTGGAAGCGCTGATCGGAATCTACGAGCAGAGCAACGACTGGAAGCAGGTTGCTGCGTACAAGCGGCAAATCCTCGATGCGGTCCTCGACGGCGAGGAGCGCTACACGCTGCTGAACGAGATCGGCGACCTGTGGTCAGAGAAGGAGAAGAACCCGCAGAAGGCCATCGAAGCCTTGGAAGAGGCGCGGGATCTCAAGCCGCAGGATCACGTGCTGTTGCACAAGCTGCTCCAGCTCTACCAGCTCGCAAAAGAGTGGCACAAGCTGGTGGATACTCTGCAGGCCATCGCGGACATCGAGGAAAAGCCAGAGAATCGCGCCCGCTACTACAACACCATGGGCCAGATCTACCGCGACGCGTTGGAGGACGTGGACCGCGCGGTGGAGCTGTTCAACGAAGCGCTGGACCTGGATCCGTCCTTCTTGCAGGCCTTCGAGCGCATCAACAAGGTGCTCACCAAGCAGAAGAACTGGAAGCAGCTCGAACGTTCCTACCGCAAGATGCTTCACCGCATCGCCGGCAAGGGCAACAGCGATCTGGAACACACGCTGTGGCATCAACTCGGATTGATCTACCGCGACCGCTTGGAGCGCCCGGACGAATCCATCGAGGCCTTCAAGATGGCAGCGACCACCAAGCCCGGTGAGATGATCGAACACCAGATCCTCGGCGAGCTCTACGAGTCACTCGAGCGTTTCGACGAGGCGATTGCAACTCAGCGTGTGCTGTTGGAGCATGATCCGCTACGCATCGAGCCCTATCGCTCCATGTACCGGCTGCACTTGCAGAAGCACGCGTACGATGAGGCGTGGTGCTTCGCTGCGGCGATGGCCTTCTTGCGCAAGGCAGACACGGATGAGCAGCAGTTCTTCGAGGACTACCGGCCGCAGGGCATGCTGCAAGTGAAGGGGCGCCTGACCAACGAGATGTGGCTCAAGCAACTCTTCCACGCCGACGAGAACTTGTACGTCTCGAAGATCATGGAGTTCATCGCGCCCGCCGCGCTGCAGGCGAAGATCCATCAGCTCAAGGCCCAGAACAAGCTGCCGGTCTTGGATGCACGCTTCAAGCAGGACCCGCAGACGTCTACGGTCACCTTCGCCAAGACCTTCGGCTGGGCGGCTCAGGTGCTCGGCATTCCGTCCCCGGATTTGTACGTGCGCAACGACGTGCCGGGGTCCATCGTTCCGGTTCCGTCGCTGCCCCCCGCGTCGGTGGCAGGCCAGACGGTGCTCACGGGCTTCCAGCCCCAGGAACTGACCTTCATCTGCGGCAAGCACCTCGCGCACTACCGCGGTGAGCACTACATCCGCACGCTCTTCCCCACCCAGGCAGAGCTCACGATCATGCTCTTCGCCGGCGTGATGCTGGCGTCGCCCAGCACGCCGCTGCCGGCGGACATCCAGAACCAGATCCGTGCGACTGCTCAAGAGCTGGCGAAGCACATGCAGCCGGTACATCTCGAGGGCCTGCGCCAGGTGGTGAAACGATTCATCGAAGAAGGCGCCAAGGCGAACATCAAGCGCTGGAACCAGGCGGTGGAGATCACGGCCTGTCGTGCTGGCCTTCTCGTATGCGGAGATCTGGAGATCGCCAAGAAGGTGATCGGCAGCGAATCGCAACTCCCCGGCGACTTGCCCCCCGCGGACAAGATGAAGGAGCTCTTGCTCTTCAGCGTGAGCGAACAGTACGCCCAGCTCCGCAAAGCCCTCGGCATCGCCGTCGGCTAG